The Acanthopagrus latus isolate v.2019 chromosome 13, fAcaLat1.1, whole genome shotgun sequence genome contains a region encoding:
- the ncbp3 gene encoding nuclear cap-binding protein subunit 3, with protein sequence MAAVRSLRVSVKSDSGSDRSESDSDSESDRDAREAEPMEVEDGELEPEDISVNRSLKELLPDTSRRYENKAGAFITGIDVTSKEAIEKKEKRARRFHFCAGESTSQRNVYLDKEVMKKAIPRLRMEAIYVTGVDDMSTQDVFGYFKEYPPAHIEWIDDTSCNVVWLDDNTSVRALVNCSRLPDPESVTTETESTDQPGKQSKGHRAQGSDDEDEEEEGEVDEDEEETAKKSSEEIEVKDSDGEAEQKSKAEDGQMDDLSGAERESLLRNDLRPAIKPFKGNKLFLRFATLEDKKELGAARRSRYYMKYGNPNYGGMKGILSNSWKRRYHNRRIQRDVIKTKKPLIGDSMGHTPPYTHRHSADLVNLPEEPIKEEEEEEEEDEDDGDEDMDSDDRVVEYKERAERERGERGGSSRSLGAGLRSRAERSPSPWSESDEMDYDLELKMISTPSPKKSKKMTMYADELDTHLKSIRNRIGGSASQSRPKSVSPTKVTDVRQLLEEKRSGHSQQSRPPPVAASGKTDVRQRLGKRRYSPDRRRSPSPVSPRETPPAREPIRDVHRRLGVASQDNRGLFSNSSKDRKTSGLWSRLGSSDDGSAGHHERKSSSRSAGLFSSSSPSSSRNEIASSSSRRRQADGEEEEEVEEEDDSTLQKMWGAMIKKKQERQTHKLKKSRLDNLPSLQIEISRDSSDDSDA encoded by the exons ATGGCGGCAGTGCGCAGCTTACGGGTGTCGGTGAAATCAGACAGCGGCTCAGACCGCTCGGAATCGGACTCTGACTCCGAATCGGACAGAGATGCCCGCGAAGCCGAGCcgatggaggtggaggatggagagcTGGAGCCAGAGGACATATCCGTTAACCGTTCCCTGAAGGAGCTGCTGCCG GATACGAGCCGGAGATACGAGAACAAGGCTGGAGCGTTCATCACTGGGATTGATGTCACCTCAAAG GAGGCGATCGAGAAAAAAGAGAAGCGAGCAAGACGTTTCCATTTCTGCGCGGGGGAGAGCACCAGTCAGAGGAACGTTTACCTCGATAAAGAAGTCATGAAGAAAG CTATCCCCAGACTGCGTATGGAGGCGATCTATGTAACAGGTGTGGACGACATGAGCACACAGGACGTCTTCGGATACTTTAAGGAATATCCTCCAGCTCACATCGAGTGGATCGATGACACATCCt GTAACGTGGTTTGGCTCGATGACAACACTTCTGTCCGAGCCCTCGTCAACTGCAGCCGGTTACCTGACCCAGAGTCTGTTACCACGGAGACGGAGAGCACCGACCAGCCAGGCAAACAGAGcaaag GTCATCGGGCCCAAGGGTCGgacgatgaagatgaagaggaagagggagaagtggacgaagacgaggaggagacgGCGAAGAAGAGCAGCGAGGAGATCGAGGTGAAAGACAGCGATGGAGAGGCGGAGCAGAAAAGCAAAGCGGAGGACGGTCAG ATGGACGACCTGTCGGGGGCGGAGAGAGAGTCTCTGCTGAGGAACGACCTGCGACCGGCCATCAAACCCTTCAAAGGAAACAAGCTGTTCCTGCGCTTCGCCACCCTag aGGATAAGAAGGAGTTGGGCGCCGCTCGTCGCAGCAGATACTACATGAAGTACGGAAACCCGAACTATGGAGGCATGAAGGGAATCCTCAGCAACTCCTG GAAGAGGAGGTATCACAACCGGCGGATCCAGAGAGACGTCATCAAGACCAAGAAGCCTCTGATCGGAGACAGCATGGGACACACACCTCCGTACACACACCGACACTCcg CTGACCTGGTCAACCTGCCCGAGGAGCCCAttaaggaggaagaggaggaggaagaagaggacgaggacgacGGCGATGAGGACATGGACTCAGACGACAGGGTGGTGGAGTACAAAGAGCGAGCGGAGCGGGAGAGAGGCGAGCGAGGCGGCAGCTCGCGCTCGCTGGGGGCGGGGCTTCGTAGCCGGGCGGAGCGCTCCCCGTCTCCATGGTCGGAGTCAGACGAGATGGACTACGACCTGGAGCTGAAGATGATCTCCACGCCGTCACCCAAGAAGAGCAAGAAGATGACGATGTACGCCGACGAGCTGGACACTCACCTGAAGAGCATCCG GAACAGGATCGGAGGTTCAGCATCACAGAGCAGACCCAAATCTGTGTCGCCCACCAAGGTGACGGACGTCcgccagctgctggaggagaaacgATCGGGTCACTCTCAGCAGAGCCGGCCCCCCCCAGTGGCCGCCAGTGGAAAGACAG ATGTCCGGCAGCGTCTGGGGAAAAGACGTTACTCTCCAGACAGAAGACGCTccccctcccccgtctcccccaGAGAGACGCCTCCAGCCAGAGAACCAATCAGAGACGTGCATCGCAGACTGGGCGTGGCCAGTCAAGACAACAGAGGCCTCTTCTCCAACTCAtccaaagacagaaagacaa GCGGCCTGTGGAGCAGACTCGGCTCCAGTGACGACGGCAGCGCCGGACATCACGAGCGCAAATCAAGCAGCCGGTCGGCGggtctcttctcctcctcctcaccttcatcGAGCCGGAATGAGattgccagcagcagcagcaggaggagacaaGCCGacggagaagaggaagaggaggtggaagaggaagacgacTCAACCCTGCAGAAGATGTGGGGCGCCATGATCAAAAAGAAACAGGAGCGCCAGACCCACAAGCTGAAGAAGAGCCGGCTGGACAACCTGCCGTCGTTGCAGATCGAGATCAGCCGCGACAGCAGCGACGACTCGGACGCCTGA